CCATACCGGCCGTTCCCACAAAGCCCGGCTTGCCGCCCACGACCAGGCCTTTGACGCCGGTCAGGATTCTGGTTTGAGGAATAATCGACGTCACCACATCCGCCCCCGGACTTGAAGCCTCCGCTTCGGTAATGGCAAAGGTTGCACGCATGACGCCAGGTCCGGGTAGGCCCACAATGGCATAGTCTTTGGTCAAGGCCTCATGGAGGTGGCTATAGGCAAAATCGGTCAGCATTTGAAGTTTCTCGGGAGAGACATCTTTCGTTTCTTTGTCTTTCCAGACCTCCACGGAATCAAGAATTATCCTGTCGTAGGAACGCCAGTCTGCATCTGGGTTGATGTAGCGAAGCAGGGCCTCATGGTCACCCTTCCCTTCTGTGAGCATGGATTGTTCACTCGCACTCAGAAAACCGGTTTTGACTACGTCTCGTCGTTGTTGCGTGGCCGCGCATCCCTGTAAAAGGAAAAGAAAGATGACCAACATCAGGGTTGTGCGATGAATATTCATCTTCATGAAAGTATTTCTCCTTTATGTGTAAGGAAAATTAGTACGTTGTACAGTTAAGAAGAACACTACTGGTCTTCCCCCAGTTTCACGGACGGGTTAAAGAAGACTGTGGATCGTGTTGCTCCCTAAAATTCTTCGGGGCCAGTCCCTGAGTAAAGGAGTGGCTCCGCTGATGATTGTAAAACCGCTCAATGTAGTCAAAAATATCGGCGCGGGCCTCTGCCCGGGTTTGGTACTGCCGCCGATGGACTCGCTCTCGTTTGAGGAGGCCAAAGAAACTCTCTGCCACGGCATTGTCATAACAACTTCCCACGCCACTCATACTGCTGACAATCCCATGAGCCTGGAGAAAGGCTTGAAACTCCTGTGAGGTATACTGGGTGCCTCGGTCGGAATGCAGGATGACAGGGGCCGCACTCGTCCGCTGCCACACGGCCATCAGCACGGCTTGGAGGACCAGGTCCCGTCCCAGTTGTGGCTGCATCGACCACCCAATCACTTGCCGAGAGAACAAATCGAGCACCACCGCCAAGTACAGCCAGCCTTCTTGCGTGGGAATATAGGTGATATCCGTCACCCATTTGGCATTCGGACCTGGGGCTGAAAAATCCCGGGCCAACTGATTCGTGATTCCAGCCGGTCGGTCTCCAGATCTCCGCCGTTTCCAACGCGTGGGAGCAGGAATCCCTCGCAACCGCTCCCGTTGCATTAAACGGGCAACACGATGTTTCCCACAGCCCTCGCCTTGCCTGCGTAACACCTGCCAGATCTTCGGGCTCCCATAGACCCCATCACTGTCTGCATGGATGATGCGAATGGCGGCCGTCAGGCGCTGACAGTCTTGAGCCCAGGGACTCGGAGAGCGGCGCTGCCGGGCATAAAACCCACTCGGGGAGACGTGGAGGAGACGACACATCAGACGCAGAGGAAACATGGTGCGACAACGTTGAATCATGGCATCCCTTATCGGGAGGTCTTGGCGAAGAACGCTGCCGCCTCTTTTAAAAAATCCCGCTCGCGAGTGACCAGGGCCAATTCACGTTTGAGGCGAGCCAACTCTTGATCGTGAGGCATCCCAGTGCCTGGAAAAGCTTTCGCCCCTCGCCGTCCGGCCTCCCGACACCACCGCCCCAACATGGCCGCATTAAGGCCTAAAGCCTTCGCCACTTGGGTAATCGCCCCACCGGCCTGTTTGGTCAGTTGAACGGCTTCCTGCTTAAACTCTTGGCTGTACTTTCTCCGTTGCTCCATGACACACCTCCTTGCCTAGTATGAGGCTTTTTAGATGTGTCCGTAAATTCGGGGGAAGACCACTACCTTAGCAATTTCAGGGAAACATCCCAAATAAGTACATTCAGAGAACGTATGGTTCATGTCGTTCAATGTACGTCGCTACCAAGCCTCTGAATGGCCAACGTGTTAATCCGGGAGTCTCTGTCAATAATTACAGCGGACGCAAAAGAAATGTTGGCAGTAAAGAAAGTCCTCTTGGGTCTATGGCATGTGGCAACGGACCGAATATTTGAGCTATGCTGGCGCCATGTATTTCGCCATGTAGCTATGGGGATATTGGGTTGGACCAGAACGACAGCCCGGGTTAGCCTGCCCGTGAAATCTGCCCTCGCATGTATGTCCTGTCGCGCGTCGACGCGCAGGGGGGAAGCGTGGTGCAGGCACGAGAAGGGATCTTTTGCTTGGTGAGTTGTCAGGAGGGAGGAAACGCATGACCAGAGGTTGGGCTACACCCTATCCCTATCCGGTGAGAGATACTCGGGGATGGACATGGTGCGGGGAGACATGGTTTCTCACGATGGTGATGATCATCGCGGGGGTCTTGAGTCTGAATCCAGCGGTGGCTGCAACAGGGGAGGAGAGCTTGAAGAAGCAGAATTCCACGGTGCTGCGTCTGAGTTTGGATGATGCGATTGCCTTGTTTCTCCGTCAAAATCTGGATCTTCTTCAAACCAAATATGGCATTGATACCGCCAAGGCCAAACGAATTACCGCCGGCCTCTTCCCGAATCCCGAACTCTCCATCAATACCCTCAGCGCGTACACCCAGGATTGTAACCTGAGTAAATGCGGAGGAATTATGCCCGTGATCAGTCAACTGTTTCTGGTGGCGGGTAAACGCGGATTCCGTGTTGAAAGTGCGGAGTTCGGGACGCAATCAGCCGAAGCCGGATTCGAAGATACGCTTCGACAACTCAGTTTTGCCGTGAAGGATGCCTATTATCGGGTTCAAGTGGGGCATCGCCTTCTGGAGGATGATGAACAGAGGTCCAGCCGGATCAATGGTGCTATCGAGAAACTAGGTGGTACATTGGCAAAGACACAAAATCCGGAGGATTTAATCCGCCTTCAAATTCGAGCGGTTAAAACACATGCTAATATTATCCGGGATATTCAACAGATTGATTCGGACCGATCCGATCTCCTCCTGCTC
This region of Nitrospira sp. MA-1 genomic DNA includes:
- a CDS encoding DUF3313 domain-containing protein gives rise to the protein MKMNIHRTTLMLVIFLFLLQGCAATQQRRDVVKTGFLSASEQSMLTEGKGDHEALLRYINPDADWRSYDRIILDSVEVWKDKETKDVSPEKLQMLTDFAYSHLHEALTKDYAIVGLPGPGVMRATFAITEAEASSPGADVVTSIIPQTRILTGVKGLVVGGKPGFVGTAGMEVKITDAQTGKILAMAVDRRGGTKDLSGMTNEWNDVEKTYIYWAAASRYRLCMLRGESNCVIPEA
- a CDS encoding IS3 family transposase, translated to MIQRCRTMFPLRLMCRLLHVSPSGFYARQRRSPSPWAQDCQRLTAAIRIIHADSDGVYGSPKIWQVLRRQGEGCGKHRVARLMQRERLRGIPAPTRWKRRRSGDRPAGITNQLARDFSAPGPNAKWVTDITYIPTQEGWLYLAVVLDLFSRQVIGWSMQPQLGRDLVLQAVLMAVWQRTSAAPVILHSDRGTQYTSQEFQAFLQAHGIVSSMSGVGSCYDNAVAESFFGLLKRERVHRRQYQTRAEARADIFDYIERFYNHQRSHSFTQGLAPKNFREQHDPQSSLTRP
- a CDS encoding transposase, whose product is MEQRRKYSQEFKQEAVQLTKQAGGAITQVAKALGLNAAMLGRWCREAGRRGAKAFPGTGMPHDQELARLKRELALVTRERDFLKEAAAFFAKTSR
- a CDS encoding TolC family protein: MTRGWATPYPYPVRDTRGWTWCGETWFLTMVMIIAGVLSLNPAVAATGEESLKKQNSTVLRLSLDDAIALFLRQNLDLLQTKYGIDTAKAKRITAGLFPNPELSINTLSAYTQDCNLSKCGGIMPVISQLFLVAGKRGFRVESAEFGTQSAEAGFEDTLRQLSFAVKDAYYRVQVGHRLLEDDEQRSSRINGAIEKLGGTLAKTQNPEDLIRLQIRAVKTHANIIRDIQQIDSDRSDLLLLLALSPETELELTTDLTFEPIAPDIVALKKRVEDARPDLRAKRLLLAKRRSESKLAIANQYPDVTVDLGYNVQGPQGPDNQQQWTINLGMPIPVFDRNQGGIKEAAATVHIAEADLRKTVNEVHHQINTVYRHLGQSRLLVETYRAGAFEASEALFNRVEQDFHSGKTTILHLLDAFQAKIDIDKAYINALYEYQRDILLLESAAAQPVS